CCGGACAATTTTCGGTCGAAGCTCTGAACATAGAGAAAATCAATACAGTTGCCAACCATAACCTGTTGTTTAACCTGGTAAAAAATAATGGCGGTAAAATGTTTTTTCCTGCTCAGATCAATGATATCAGGAATACTCTTAAAGACCGGCAGGATATTAAAACCGTGATTTACGCCCAGAAACGGTATAATAAGTTGAATAATATTTTATGGGTGCTGGTTCTGATTGCCGGTTTATTATCGGTGGAGTGGTTTATACGCAAGATCAGAGGATCATACTGATGGTAGACTAAACCAAAACCCGGGATTAATGATGTTATAAGATGTTTTTCGTGCTGTCTAAAATTCTTTCCTACCTGTTAAATCCGCTCTTCTGGATCCTTGGTTTATTGATTATAGCATTGATAGTCAGAAAGCCCGGACGGTCAAAACGGTTGATATTTGTGAGTGTCGTGTTGTTTTACCTGTTTTCCAATCACTTTCTTGTGGATGAGGTGGTGCGGTTATGGGAAGTCAGGATGACCAGGACTGAGGATTTAAAAGAAAGGTACGATGCAGCTATTGTGCTTGGAGGCAATATAGTGGATTATGATGCCGGTTATGACCGCCTGATATTCAGGTACAATACCGACAGGTTATTCCAGGCCATTGACCTATATAAAAAAGGCACAATCAGTAAACTGATGATTGCTGGCGGGCCAGGTGATCTTGTGCTGCGCAGCCGCTTTGAGGCAACTTTCATGAAACGTTACCTTGT
This DNA window, taken from Bacteroidota bacterium, encodes the following:
- a CDS encoding YdcF family protein, which translates into the protein MLSKILSYLLNPLFWILGLLIIALIVRKPGRSKRLIFVSVVLFYLFSNHFLVDEVVRLWEVRMTRTEDLKERYDAAIVLGGNIVDYDAGYDRLIFRYNTDRLFQAIDLYKKGTISKLMIAGGPGDLVLRSRFEATFMKRYLVSIGIPDSVIYVDSISDNTHQNAVNSAGILKQNASGGDYLLITSAIHMRRAAGCFRKAGLQVTPYPVSKFTGPRRYDIEYLLVPHLESFVLWKEVMHEMVGYPIYFLMGYL